The sequence TGGTTTTCACCGGCAGGCTCTGGCGCATGGCACCCCAGGAATTCTCTTCGGTCATCGAGAAACGACTGGGGCAGAGCCTGGACGACTATTTCTCCAGTCGGATCCCCATCGGCTGGTCAGAGAAGGGGTTCCTCTCCGGGCTGGGCCGGAGCCTGGAACACGGCCGGTTCCCGGTTGTACTCCTGGTGACGGACTCGAGTCCGGAAGTCGAGCAGGCGGTTGCTCACCTGCGGACGTTCAACCTCGCGGTCAAGCCGCTAGGTGTGGAGTTGTACGAGAGTTCGGGTGTCGAGATCATGATGCCGAGAGTCCTGGAACTCCTCGAGTCTGGCCCCCAAGAGGAAAGGGAGCCAGTGAGGCCGGCGTCGCGCCCGGTGCCGTCCCAGCCCCGGACGCCACCGCGGCCACAGCCTTCGACGGCCGGCCCCGAGGTGACCGAATCCGAGCCGCAGGCTGGGCCGGCCCAGGACACGCCGCCGTGGTCGGAAGAGCCGGTGCTGTCAGACAAGGAGGCCGAGCCGGCGTATGTCGACCAGGAAGTCGAAGCCGGCGAACCGGCTTTGACCCCTCTGTCCGAGCCGGCCGTGGTCAGGAAGCCGCCCTGGGCGAACGAACCGCCTTCGGCGCGTGATGTCATCCCGCCACCGGTTCAGTCAAGGCCGGTTAGCGCAGCTCCGCCGCCGGCCCCCAAACCTGCAGCCACGAGGCCCGGTTGGGATGGAGCTATGCCGGGTGTGATGGCAGGGAGGCGCCCGACGCGAAGACCGCCGGAGGGTTCCGGGACGCCAAAGGGTCACGAACAGGCCAGCGGGAGGCGCTAGCGATGATTCAGGGTCCATGTTGGGCTCGCTTCAAGCGAGCCGGAGACCGATGGTTCGCTTTCAACGGCCGCGATGGAACGAGCACGGTTGATGCGCTCCAGTTAGTAGTCGATGCCCCGGAGTTTCTTGGTCAAGGCACAAGCCAGTCCCTGCCGCGGGCGGCCATGGCTCCGCCGCAGTCTCACTCCAACCGCGTGTTGGTAGTCGTCGATGACGCCGGCGGCGTTCAGCTCGCGGTCTGCCCGGAGCCGGGCGGGGATTCGGCCGTGGTCGTCGGGGACGTGGTGGCCACCGGCCACCGTTTCTGGCGCAAGAAGTATGACGTGCTGGCCATGCCCTTCCAGGAATTCCTCGGAACGTCGCTGACCGACTGGATTGCCGGCCGCGCGGGTGAGAGCTGGTCGGCTGAGAAGTTCCGGGCGGGGCTGGAGCGGAGTATGAGCGAGGGGAAGTTCCCAATAACGATTGTCGTCAATGAACTCGACTCAGCGGTCAAAGAAACGCTCGACTATCTCAGGGAAGTCAACCAGCAGGTGCGAGTGCTGGGCTACAAGTGTCTGACAAGCGGCGGCGATGAGTTGGTGTGGCCCAGGGAATTGAGCGAAGAGCGGGTCGTTCCGGCTTCACAGGCCGCAATGCCGCAAGCGCGTTCGAACCCGCCGCAGTCCGGCATGAGGGCCGCGTCGCGTCCCCAGAAGACGCGCTTCGAGAATGATTCGCCTCGGTCCGACTGATTCCTGACGACCCCGGCCTGACTGCGCAGCCCCTTGGGCGAGGCCGGAACGCCGTCGGGATCCGCTACCACAACCAGGCCGGAGATCCTCAGCCGGCAGGCCGAGAGAGGTGGTGGTCGGAGATTGCCCGTCCGGCGAGCTCGGACCGACTGCCCGTCAGGTAGTCCCGAACCAGGAGTATCGTCCGGCGCGAGAGAAGCCCATACCCGAGGTCAAGCGCAGCGACGCCCTGTTGTTCGTGACGATGTGCATGAATGGCTGAACGCCGAGCCGCAGCAGCCGTTCTGCCAATGCGGTTGTCAGTGTTCTCCCCATGCCCTGGTGTCGGTAGCTCTCGACCACATGCAGGAAGCCCATTGAGCCGTCATCGTGGGTCAAACTCCAAGCCACCGGCGCGCCCTTGCGGCGAATGCAGTAGCCCGGCCCGCTGCGAATGCGGCGAAGAATGCGGTCGGCACTTCGGCCAAATGGCCACGCTTGGGCAATAGGCCGCGCGTCCTCCGGCCGCAGCCGGCTCACTCTATGTGTCCGGTCGATGACGAGTCGGCCCGGCCGGAGAACGTACAGGTAGCAGTGGTTGTACCACAGCCGCCGGCCGGCATCCGGGCCGCGCCAGTGGGTCCTTATCAAGCGACAGAAGCGGGTCGGGGTAGCGCTGAATACCAGCCGCAGGTTCCGGGGCACTTCGGCGAGCACACGGCTCGCGGCCTGCCCGGAATCGGCGAACAGTGTGAGCCGATGCGTGCGGCAGAGCAGTGCGTGCGGGTTGTCGAGGTCATCGGCCCGGACCCACCGCAGCGCGGAACTGAAGGTGCCGTTGACGAGGTTGAACAAGGAACTGGTCGCGGGAAGGTTTCCAGTGATGAAAGGTCGGATCAGGTCGAGGTCATGGCAAAAGGGCATGGGGGAGAAGATAGAATGCGAAGCGCCGAGGTCAAGGGAGACCCGTCCTGAAGCCGGACGAAGGCAGAAGTCAGGATGCCCGGAGACATCGGCAGTGCTGGAGCAGTGCAGCTTCAGTATTGACTTGCGACCGACGTGCCTCTAGTCTGATCCGGTGAAGCCGAAGTTGCTGCTCCATATCTGCTGCGGGCCTTGTTCGACCGAGGTCATACGCCGCCTGAAGGACGACTACGAGGTGGTCGGGTTCTTCTACAACCCCAACGTTCATCCCGAGGCGGAGTACAACAAGCGGCTGATGGGGGTGCAGCGGATCTCAGCCTTGTGGCGAGTGCTGGTTGACGTCGGTCACTATGATCGCGGCCGGTTCATCGAGGCCGTGCGCGGCCTGGAGGCGGAACCGGAGGGCGGACGCCGATGCTCTGCCTGCTATCGGCTGAGGCTCGAGGAGACTGCCAGACGAGCAGCCGAGAACGGGTGCACGCATCTGGCTACGACGTTGACCATCGCGCCCATGAAAAAGGCGGCAGTCATCAATCCCATCGGGAAAGAGGTGGCGACTCGCCACGGCCTCACATTTGTGGATGAGGACTGGAAGAAGCGGGACGGGTTCAGGCAGAGTATCGAGCTGTCCCGCGACCTGGGTTTGTACCGCCAGAACTACTGCGGTTGCGGATTCTCGCGCCGCTGACTCCAGCCGGAGCGACCGGCACTTCCGAGGTTCAGTCCGGATCGTCCCGGCGTGGTTTCGATGGGCAGCCGCACTCTTCTTGACTCCTGCCGTGTCTCGGAATATCCTGTTGCTCGATGGCCGAGTTTGCAGCCGACGCGAATGGCCGGAGCATGCACTATGACGAATAGGACCGGCCAGCGCCTCGCGGGACTGCAGCTGGCCGACATCCTCTGTCGCAACTGGGTCGTCCTGCTCTTGCGCGGCCTCATAGCGATGGTTTTCGGCGTCCTGGCCCTGTTGCTCCCCAAGCCTTGGATCAGTGTCCTGATCATGCCCTTCGGTACCTATGTCCTCGCCGACGGCGCCCTCGGCGTCGGGATGACCATGGGCGAGTACGCGGGGCGCAGGCACTTGTGGGCGCTGGTGCTGTGGGGGCTGTCCGGCGTTGGGGTAGGTCTCCTGACTCTCCTCCAGCAACCTCGCAGCGGACCGGAGTTCATGAGCTACATCGGGCTCTGGACGGTTTCCACCGGTGCCATGGAGCTGGCGACGGCATACCTGCTGCGCAGAAAGCTGGGGGCAGAGTGGCTGCTAGCTCTGCTCGGTCTGACGTCAATCGCGGTAGGCGTGATCCTCTTGGCGATACCGGCTGCTACCCCTGTGTTCCGCTCACGTTTGCTCGCGGGCTACGCATTCGCTCTTGGTGTCCATTTTGTGATTCTCAGCATCAGGGCGCGATGGGCGCCGATGCCCCCGGCATAGCCAAAGTTAGTTGGCGGGAGCGGCTGCCAAGCCAGGGAAGCCGCAAGCCGCGCGGCTCGGATCGTTGACCGAGAATCTCGCAGTCGCGCGCCAGACCGCCGCAGCAGTGCTGACGGTCTGTCCGTTTCTGACCAATCGGACCTGTGATAGGGCCGAGTTGACACCAGGCAGTGACCGGATAAGATTCACGCGTGGCTGGACCCTTCGGCTGCCCCTGGCTGACATTTGCTGCTGTGCTGGTGACGATTGGCGCCGGTGTTACCGCGGTCGTCTGGGCCGTGCTGGTTCGGTTCAAGGACTAGAGTGAGCTCAGTCGCGGTTCACGTCCTCGTCCTTGCCGCGTACCTTCTGCTGTTGTTCATACTCGGACTGGTCGCTCGCAGCCGGGCCCGTTCGGCCGAAGGGTTCTACCTCGGCTCACGCTCCGTCGGCCCCTGGGTCACCGCGTTCTCCTTCGTGGCCGCGTACTACAGCTCGGTCGTGATCATCGGCGGGGGC is a genomic window of candidate division WOR-3 bacterium containing:
- a CDS encoding epoxyqueuosine reductase QueH, yielding MKPKLLLHICCGPCSTEVIRRLKDDYEVVGFFYNPNVHPEAEYNKRLMGVQRISALWRVLVDVGHYDRGRFIEAVRGLEAEPEGGRRCSACYRLRLEETARRAAENGCTHLATTLTIAPMKKAAVINPIGKEVATRHGLTFVDEDWKKRDGFRQSIELSRDLGLYRQNYCGCGFSRR
- a CDS encoding GNAT family N-acetyltransferase, which gives rise to MPFCHDLDLIRPFITGNLPATSSLFNLVNGTFSSALRWVRADDLDNPHALLCRTHRLTLFADSGQAASRVLAEVPRNLRLVFSATPTRFCRLIRTHWRGPDAGRRLWYNHCYLYVLRPGRLVIDRTHRVSRLRPEDARPIAQAWPFGRSADRILRRIRSGPGYCIRRKGAPVAWSLTHDDGSMGFLHVVESYRHQGMGRTLTTALAERLLRLGVQPFMHIVTNNRASLRLTSGMGFSRAGRYSWFGTT
- a CDS encoding HdeD family acid-resistance protein; the protein is MGSRTLLDSCRVSEYPVARWPSLQPTRMAGACTMTNRTGQRLAGLQLADILCRNWVVLLLRGLIAMVFGVLALLLPKPWISVLIMPFGTYVLADGALGVGMTMGEYAGRRHLWALVLWGLSGVGVGLLTLLQQPRSGPEFMSYIGLWTVSTGAMELATAYLLRRKLGAEWLLALLGLTSIAVGVILLAIPAATPVFRSRLLAGYAFALGVHFVILSIRARWAPMPPA